In one window of Ostrinia nubilalis chromosome 21, ilOstNubi1.1, whole genome shotgun sequence DNA:
- the LOC135082381 gene encoding uncharacterized protein LOC135082381, protein MAKKVDHMDLTQDDSIPLDDDEGLTAVNLPGTSRAQKTRGRGKRRSVGSTENTENKKTKASKQSLKEKQAAEKLAKKAANEMNKIYKPGECMKHMNIEIHPTLAAEWYMANVQTEAAAAGARIVPAPDLFHPGLVVWTRTVPPTLCDTGGNVSKVRSPDR, encoded by the exons ATGGCAAAGAAAGTTGATCACATGGATTTGACCCAAGACGATTCTATTCCACTTG ATGACGATGAAGGCCTAACTGCTGTAAACTTGCCCGGCACATCTAGAGCCCAGAAAACCAGGGGCAGGGGAAAGAGAAGGAGTGTTG GGAGTACGGAAAATACTGAGAATAAGAAGACAAAAGCCAGTAAGCAGTCTTTGAAAGAAAAGCAAGCAGCAGAAAAGTTAGCAAAGAAAGCTGCAAATGAAATGAACAAGATTTACAAGCCTGGAGAGTGTATGAAG CATATGAACATAGAGATCCATCCAACCCTAGCTGCCGAATGGTACATGGCTAACGTCCAGACCGAAGCAGCAGCGGCGGGCGCGCGTATCGTCCCTGCCCCAGACCTATTCCATCCTGGACTTGTGGTGTGGACGCGGACTGTGCCTCCGACACTGTGCGACACAGGGGGAAATGTgagtaaagtccggtcgccggacagatag